The following proteins are co-located in the Halarcobacter sp. genome:
- a CDS encoding ATP-binding cassette domain-containing protein, protein MILDIQNVSKVFGNFCEDCLEKTGSKYNSSICPTCNSVVGVNSVNLNLKKGEVLGIVGESGSGKSTLLQLIYQDQKASKGEIFIKDFIDKNGNKKNILDANLNELSFLRNSLMSMIYQNPRLGLNYNFSAGGNIAQKVIMSGNKKYKEIRDKALYFLDKTEIPTSRIDDYPEYFSGGQQQRIQISKALSSNPKILLLDEPTTGLDLSVQAKILDLIKELQHEIGFAMVVVSHDLGVIKHLTDITVVMKNGQIVERGLTDQILEDPQHPYTQLLVSSVL, encoded by the coding sequence ATGATATTAGATATTCAAAATGTCTCAAAAGTATTTGGAAATTTTTGTGAAGATTGTTTGGAAAAAACAGGATCTAAATATAATAGTTCTATTTGTCCTACATGTAATAGTGTAGTTGGGGTAAATAGTGTAAACCTTAATTTAAAAAAAGGTGAAGTTCTTGGTATAGTTGGGGAGAGTGGTTCAGGTAAATCAACTTTGTTACAGTTAATATATCAAGATCAAAAAGCATCAAAAGGTGAAATTTTTATTAAAGATTTTATTGATAAAAATGGAAATAAAAAGAATATTTTAGATGCAAATTTAAATGAATTGTCTTTTTTAAGAAACTCATTAATGTCAATGATTTATCAAAATCCTAGATTGGGATTAAATTATAACTTTAGTGCTGGAGGAAATATTGCACAAAAAGTAATTATGAGTGGAAATAAAAAATATAAAGAGATAAGAGACAAAGCTTTATATTTTCTTGATAAAACAGAGATTCCTACAAGTAGAATAGATGATTATCCAGAATATTTTTCAGGAGGACAACAACAAAGAATTCAAATCTCAAAAGCTTTGTCTTCAAATCCCAAAATTTTATTGCTAGATGAGCCAACTACAGGTCTTGATTTATCAGTTCAAGCAAAAATATTAGATTTGATAAAAGAGTTACAACATGAGATTGGTTTTGCAATGGTTGTAGTTTCACATGATTTAGGTGTAATAAAACACTTAACAGATATTACAGTTGTGATGAAAAATGGACAAATAGTTGAAAGAGGACTTACTGATCAAATATTAGAAGATCCACAACATCCATATACCCAACTTTTAGTATCTTCAGTTTTATAG
- a CDS encoding MBL fold metallo-hydrolase, protein MKLKFLGSSNSAGIPVANCNCSVCSEYRINKKINFSTSAYLEYNEKYILLDAGNDLISNIFDMKDIKAIFLTHFHADHCMGLLRLRHSAKNIKCFHPKDELGFSDLFKHKHSIFYEVFDPFKSIYIDDIKITAIPLKHSKNTLGYFIETKEANITYLTDCYEVPKNSLEFLKSKRIDYTFIDACYDETKSKGNHLNYLQASNILDEINTKNGFLMHISHSTLEYINNNRIKLKYRYVLDDEEFNL, encoded by the coding sequence TTGAAATTAAAATTTTTAGGATCTTCCAATAGTGCTGGAATACCTGTTGCTAACTGTAATTGTAGCGTTTGTAGTGAATATAGAATAAATAAAAAAATTAACTTTTCTACATCTGCTTATCTTGAATATAACGAAAAGTATATACTTTTAGATGCAGGGAATGATTTGATTTCTAATATTTTTGATATGAAAGATATAAAAGCAATTTTTTTGACACACTTTCATGCAGATCATTGTATGGGACTTTTAAGATTAAGGCATTCAGCTAAAAATATTAAATGTTTTCATCCAAAAGATGAGCTGGGCTTTTCAGACCTTTTTAAACATAAACATTCGATTTTTTATGAAGTATTTGACCCTTTTAAATCAATTTATATTGATGATATAAAAATAACTGCAATTCCTTTAAAACATTCAAAAAATACCTTAGGATATTTTATTGAGACAAAAGAGGCAAATATTACTTATTTGACAGATTGTTATGAAGTACCTAAAAATAGTTTAGAGTTTTTAAAATCAAAGAGAATAGATTACACTTTTATTGATGCATGTTATGATGAAACAAAATCAAAAGGGAACCATTTAAATTATCTACAAGCAAGTAATATTCTTGATGAAATAAATACAAAAAATGGTTTTTTGATGCATATTTCACATTCTACTTTAGAATACATAAATAATAATAGAATAAAACTAAAATATAGATATGTTTTAGATGATGAAGAGTTTAATCTTTAG
- a CDS encoding AAA family ATPase has product MNSKIVLVVGPSGAGKDTLLRYAKEKLNENFSFVKRYITREADVNESNYYIDEYAFEILRHNGYFASSWNAHGNFYGIPKRFIKNGVNIISISRARIKDFENLYKDVYTLNISIPKEKLKERLIARGRESSKEIEQRLNRSYEKIQCNKLIEFDNSSPIDESKEKFLELLKSIEND; this is encoded by the coding sequence ATGAACAGTAAAATTGTACTTGTTGTAGGACCTAGCGGTGCAGGAAAAGATACTCTTCTAAGATATGCAAAAGAAAAATTAAATGAAAATTTTAGTTTTGTTAAAAGATATATTACAAGAGAAGCAGATGTTAATGAAAGTAACTATTATATTGATGAGTATGCATTTGAGATTTTAAGACATAATGGTTATTTTGCTTCAAGTTGGAATGCCCATGGAAATTTTTATGGAATTCCCAAAAGATTTATTAAAAATGGTGTAAATATAATCTCAATATCAAGAGCTAGAATAAAAGATTTTGAGAATTTGTATAAAGATGTTTATACTTTAAATATAAGTATCCCAAAAGAAAAACTTAAAGAGAGACTTATTGCTAGAGGTAGAGAGTCTAGTAAAGAGATTGAGCAAAGATTAAATAGAAGTTACGAAAAAATTCAATGTAATAAATTGATTGAATTTGATAATTCAAGTCCTATTGATGAATCAAAAGAAAAGTTTTTAGAACTTTTAAAAAGTATAGAAAATGACTAA
- a CDS encoding alpha-D-ribose 1-methylphosphonate 5-triphosphate diphosphatase → METILRSKNVLINEEFIPADVVIYKDTIKRVDEYGKNEIAIDLGDKKIAPGIVDLHSDAIEKEIEPRPHATFPVELAITELDKKLSIAGVTTMFHAIGFEENPKKRRSVDLAINQIEEIFHANAKHLGVDNFVHARFELSSSEAVEPIKEVINKGMVKLVSLMDHSPGQGQFKTLETFKTYYGKHYGLDDEDIKAVIDKKMNKNEEKINELISFVKEKDITLLSHDDDCVEKLDGLLKLGVQISEFPLSLEVAKYAVDKGIATGMGAPNIVRGGSQSGNIAAIDLVKEGVCKYLCSDYHPTSMLQAVYRMKKDVNLDLAKGFSMITSTPAKYANLADRGEITEGKKADIIVIDDSNIPKVILTIKDGESIYNGIRGFRL, encoded by the coding sequence ATGGAAACTATATTAAGAAGTAAAAATGTATTAATAAATGAAGAGTTTATCCCTGCTGATGTAGTAATTTATAAAGATACAATTAAAAGAGTTGATGAATATGGAAAAAATGAAATTGCAATTGATTTAGGAGATAAAAAAATTGCTCCAGGGATTGTAGATTTACACTCAGATGCCATAGAAAAAGAGATTGAGCCAAGACCTCATGCAACTTTCCCTGTAGAGTTAGCAATCACAGAATTAGACAAAAAACTATCTATAGCTGGTGTTACAACTATGTTTCATGCAATAGGGTTTGAAGAGAATCCTAAAAAAAGAAGGTCTGTTGACTTAGCAATAAATCAAATTGAAGAGATATTCCATGCAAATGCAAAACACTTAGGTGTGGATAACTTTGTACATGCAAGGTTTGAGCTTAGTTCAAGTGAAGCTGTTGAACCTATAAAAGAGGTTATAAATAAAGGAATGGTTAAATTAGTATCGTTAATGGATCACTCACCAGGACAAGGTCAATTCAAAACCCTTGAAACATTTAAAACCTATTATGGAAAACATTATGGTTTAGATGATGAGGATATAAAAGCTGTAATTGACAAAAAAATGAATAAAAATGAAGAGAAAATAAATGAGTTAATATCTTTTGTAAAAGAAAAAGATATAACACTTTTAAGTCATGATGATGATTGTGTTGAAAAACTTGATGGATTATTAAAACTAGGAGTGCAAATCTCTGAATTTCCACTTAGTTTGGAAGTTGCAAAATATGCAGTAGATAAAGGTATTGCAACAGGAATGGGTGCTCCAAATATAGTAAGAGGTGGTAGCCAAAGTGGAAATATAGCTGCTATTGATTTAGTTAAAGAGGGTGTTTGTAAATATTTATGTTCTGATTATCATCCAACTTCAATGTTACAAGCAGTTTATAGAATGAAAAAAGATGTAAATTTAGATTTGGCAAAAGGTTTTTCAATGATAACTTCAACACCTGCAAAATATGCAAATTTAGCGGATAGAGGAGAAATCACAGAGGGTAAAAAAGCTGATATTATAGTGATTGATGATTCAAATATTCCTAAAGTTATATTAACTATAAAGGATGGAGAATCAATCTACAATGGTATTAGAGGGTTTAGACTTTAA
- a CDS encoding endonuclease/exonuclease/phosphatase family protein produces MTKLKVATFNLDKDNDIFPDRIYNLSNVIYKNRFDILCLQEDYNSKKFSTGKFLNIELNYNYISIKTREKFRNGINSSSNLTILSKYPIKLLDKLFFNKGKEDIERAAVFSQLSFKGKEILLINTHLCHLSSNNRIEQIRAILKKINEYKNFNTIIFCGDLNALPSYSEVKLLKEYGFSDKNSEFTHESRVILDYILNKSKRDISIESKVLLKGFSDHHCLLNIINFL; encoded by the coding sequence ATGACTAAATTAAAAGTTGCGACATTTAATTTAGATAAAGATAATGATATATTCCCAGATAGAATATATAATCTTTCTAATGTGATTTATAAAAATAGATTTGATATTTTATGTTTACAAGAAGATTATAATTCAAAAAAATTTTCAACAGGTAAGTTCTTAAATATAGAGTTAAACTATAATTATATTTCCATAAAAACAAGGGAAAAATTTAGAAATGGAATAAATAGTAGTTCAAATTTAACTATTCTTTCCAAATATCCCATAAAACTCTTAGATAAACTTTTTTTTAATAAAGGGAAAGAGGATATAGAAAGAGCCGCTGTTTTTTCCCAATTGAGTTTTAAAGGTAAAGAGATTTTATTAATCAATACCCATCTTTGTCATTTAAGCAGTAATAATAGAATTGAGCAAATAAGAGCAATACTAAAAAAAATTAACGAATATAAAAACTTTAATACAATAATATTTTGTGGTGATTTAAATGCTCTTCCTAGTTATTCAGAAGTTAAACTTTTAAAAGAGTATGGTTTTAGTGATAAAAATAGTGAATTTACTCATGAAAGTAGAGTTATTTTAGATTATATTTTAAATAAATCAAAAAGAGACATATCTATTGAATCAAAAGTATTATTAAAAGGTTTTAGTGATCATCATTGTTTACTTAATATCATAAATTTTCTATAG
- a CDS encoding DapH/DapD/GlmU-related protein: protein MTKIESINKKENIKLGIKPYIPNNAIIENSYFGKYTEVGQFSNILDSTLDDYSYISEYTQIYNTFIGKFSNIAAQVRINPGFHPYEMPCQHHFLYRKGMYGFGEDDKAFFNFRKVQKVIIGHDTWIGHGAVIMPGVKVGNGAIIGSNAVVTKDVPPYAIVAGVSAKILKYRFSKDIIDKIEEIAWWNWSHEEIKERIDDLKDIRTFIYKYSK, encoded by the coding sequence ATGACAAAAATAGAGAGTATAAATAAAAAAGAAAATATAAAACTAGGGATAAAACCATATATACCTAATAATGCCATTATAGAAAATTCATATTTTGGAAAATATACAGAAGTTGGTCAGTTTTCAAATATTTTGGATTCTACATTAGATGATTATTCTTATATAAGTGAATATACCCAAATATATAATACTTTTATTGGGAAATTTTCAAATATAGCAGCTCAAGTTAGAATAAATCCTGGTTTTCATCCCTATGAAATGCCTTGTCAGCATCACTTTTTATATAGAAAAGGGATGTATGGTTTTGGTGAAGATGATAAGGCATTTTTTAATTTTAGAAAAGTTCAAAAGGTAATTATAGGGCATGATACTTGGATAGGTCATGGTGCGGTTATCATGCCTGGCGTAAAAGTAGGAAATGGAGCAATTATTGGTTCAAATGCTGTTGTAACTAAAGATGTACCACCATATGCTATAGTTGCTGGAGTAAGTGCAAAAATATTGAAGTATAGGTTTTCAAAAGATATAATAGATAAAATTGAAGAGATTGCTTGGTGGAATTGGAGCCATGAAGAGATAAAAGAAAGAATAGATGATTTAAAAGATATTAGAACATTTATTTATAAGTATTCAAAATAG
- the phnL gene encoding phosphonate C-P lyase system protein PhnL, whose amino-acid sequence MVRLKINNLNKSFKLYTQGGIEVKGFENISFNVKNGEFISLFGPSGAGKSSILKTLFRTYTTTSGEILFYRDSGEVVDIAKASESQILELRHSEIGYVSQFLQVLPRVSAVDVVSQQLIFKGEDEKISRQKAREMLDYLSIREELFDLSPLTFSGGEQQRVNIAKGIIAPKSLLLLDEPTASLDKTNTMKVVEKLKELKEQGVAMVGIFHDLEAMDMISDNIYKLKRVN is encoded by the coding sequence ATGGTTAGATTAAAAATTAATAATTTGAATAAGAGTTTTAAACTATATACTCAAGGTGGAATAGAGGTTAAAGGTTTTGAAAATATAAGTTTTAATGTGAAAAATGGAGAGTTTATATCTCTTTTTGGCCCAAGTGGTGCTGGAAAGTCATCTATTTTAAAAACTTTATTTAGAACATATACAACAACAAGTGGAGAGATTTTATTTTATAGAGATAGTGGTGAAGTTGTTGATATAGCAAAAGCAAGTGAGAGTCAGATTTTAGAACTTAGACATTCTGAAATAGGATATGTATCTCAATTTTTACAAGTATTGCCAAGGGTAAGTGCTGTTGATGTAGTTTCTCAACAACTTATTTTCAAAGGTGAAGATGAAAAAATCTCAAGACAAAAAGCAAGAGAGATGTTAGATTATCTATCTATTAGAGAAGAGTTATTTGATTTATCACCTTTAACATTTAGTGGAGGGGAGCAACAAAGAGTAAATATAGCAAAAGGGATAATTGCACCAAAATCGTTATTATTACTTGATGAACCAACAGCATCTTTAGATAAAACAAATACAATGAAAGTTGTAGAAAAATTAAAAGAGCTTAAAGAACAAGGTGTTGCCATGGTAGGAATATTTCATGATTTGGAAGCTATGGATATGATAAGTGATAATATATATAAGTTAAAGAGAGTAAATTAA